In one Chitinophaga sancti genomic region, the following are encoded:
- a CDS encoding phage tail protein — translation MAENVANSFYQTVNFHFRVEFVTDTENIDVRFQSVSGLDATLDTETVREGGENRFEHVIPVRRKYGPLVLKRGLLSPSQSSMLTKWLKEAFDDEKVKPLQLLQVSLLNEAHQTLMLWKLSNVWPRSWKIGELNAERGEVLIETLELNYNRLIFE, via the coding sequence ATGGCAGAAAACGTAGCAAATTCCTTTTACCAGACCGTGAACTTCCACTTCAGGGTGGAGTTCGTAACTGACACGGAAAACATCGATGTGCGCTTTCAATCAGTCAGCGGACTGGATGCTACCCTGGATACGGAAACGGTAAGGGAAGGCGGCGAAAACCGCTTTGAGCATGTGATTCCGGTGAGAAGAAAGTACGGCCCCCTCGTATTAAAGAGGGGGCTCTTATCTCCCTCACAAAGTTCGATGCTCACCAAATGGCTGAAGGAAGCCTTCGACGATGAGAAGGTGAAACCCCTCCAGCTACTACAGGTATCGTTGCTGAATGAAGCGCACCAAACACTCATGTTGTGGAAACTCAGCAATGTATGGCCACGCAGCTGGAAAATAGGTGAACTGAACGCTGAACGGGGAGAAGTACTGATCGAGACGCTGGAACTCAACTATAACCGTTTAATATTCGAATAA
- a CDS encoding DUF5908 family protein, which translates to MPIEIRELVIKATITDDAAAGGSGAGTSGSGDNNNVSPGEEMIKDTLDKTMDAIKDRNER; encoded by the coding sequence ATGCCTATAGAGATCCGGGAACTGGTGATCAAAGCCACCATCACTGATGATGCGGCAGCTGGCGGCAGCGGTGCCGGCACTTCAGGTAGTGGTGACAACAACAATGTATCACCCGGCGAAGAAATGATAAAAGATACCCTTGACAAGACCATGGATGCTATAAAAGATAGAAATGAGCGATAA
- a CDS encoding CIS tube protein, which translates to MSDNNHLVKLKIHSFPNRDYTGEETVFTLPVNPESFTKNYKVDLDERRGHGNNGTDVRFKSTAPEELRLEFILDGTGTIEGYLDSLKTVPVTRQLEMFTHCVYNMDSNIHRPRFLLLIWGTDIKFRCVLSNLDINHTLFTPKGDPLRVKLNATFLNYVARQERQARDRTSSPDLTHYRKVVQGDRLDNLTNTIYNDPAYLMQVAKVNGLSTFRSIKAGTELYFPPFDQTEK; encoded by the coding sequence ATGAGCGATAATAATCACCTGGTAAAACTGAAGATACATTCCTTTCCCAACAGGGATTATACAGGCGAAGAAACGGTATTTACCCTGCCTGTAAATCCTGAATCATTCACCAAGAACTACAAGGTAGACCTGGATGAAAGAAGAGGTCATGGCAACAATGGTACGGATGTACGCTTCAAATCTACTGCCCCCGAGGAGTTGCGGCTGGAATTCATACTGGATGGTACGGGTACGATAGAAGGCTACCTTGACAGTTTGAAAACGGTGCCCGTAACCCGGCAGCTGGAAATGTTCACACACTGTGTATACAACATGGACAGTAATATTCACCGTCCGCGTTTCCTCCTGCTCATCTGGGGTACCGACATTAAGTTTCGCTGTGTGCTTTCCAACCTGGACATCAATCATACCCTCTTTACACCCAAGGGAGATCCTCTGCGCGTAAAGCTGAATGCCACCTTTCTGAACTATGTAGCCAGGCAGGAAAGACAGGCCCGTGACAGAACAAGCTCCCCTGACCTTACGCACTACAGAAAGGTAGTACAGGGCGACCGGCTGGACAACCTGACCAATACGATCTATAACGATCCCGCCTACCTGATGCAGGTAGCAAAGGTGAATGGCCTGAGTACCTTTCGTAGTATCAAAGCAGGTACTGAGCTGTATTTTCCACCCTTTGACCAAACTGAAAAGTAA
- the vgrG gene encoding type VI secretion system tip protein VgrG — protein sequence MEEILIPNDSQHDVATYTLLVNGTAVSPDYQILSITVTKEINRIPMARIILRDGEAPDKTFAISDEDLFIPGKSIVIRIGRDGDNTQIFKGVITRHAIKVKENGNGELQIECRDDAMHMTLGRHSRYFEQVKDSEVFDDLIGKYALSSETQTTTLTHKELVQHHLSDWDFMLLRAEANGMLVNADDGKVIIKKPDTTAAPVLQVSYGSSVLEFEADIDARRQWKNVAARSWDYSNQQLFQADTDGVSYSEHGNLSGQDLSAAMKQLPFELHHSGHRLEQELQDWVNGTMLKSRMSKIRGRARFSGFAGIKPGDMVKLDGVGNRFKGNAFVTAVRQELGKGMWDTHIQFGLDPTPYAFLHHDMNDAPAAGLAGGIRGLQIGIVVQLENDPDGQDRILVRIPVIDNDAQGIWTRIASLDAGKDRGAFFRPEIGDEVIVGFINDDPRDAVVLGMLHSSAKPAPIKAQDANNEKGFTTRSKMHISFNDDTKTISIDTPAGNKIVLDEAGQQITITDQNSNKVTMDSGGVSMESPMDIKLKAGANLSLEAAASLTIKANSLSMQANADASLSGGASTKLTSSGITEITGSLVKIN from the coding sequence ATGGAAGAAATACTGATACCAAACGACTCACAGCATGATGTAGCTACCTATACGCTACTCGTGAATGGTACGGCAGTATCCCCGGACTACCAGATCCTTTCCATTACTGTCACCAAAGAAATTAACCGCATTCCCATGGCCCGCATTATCCTGCGGGATGGGGAAGCACCCGATAAAACATTTGCCATCAGCGACGAAGACCTGTTTATTCCAGGTAAAAGTATCGTGATCAGAATAGGAAGAGATGGCGATAACACACAGATCTTTAAAGGCGTCATCACCCGTCATGCTATTAAAGTAAAAGAGAATGGCAATGGTGAACTACAGATTGAATGCAGGGATGACGCCATGCATATGACGCTGGGCCGGCATAGCCGCTATTTTGAGCAGGTAAAGGATAGTGAAGTATTCGATGACCTCATTGGGAAATATGCACTCAGCAGCGAAACACAGACTACTACCCTTACTCATAAAGAACTCGTTCAACATCACCTGAGTGACTGGGACTTCATGCTGCTGCGCGCTGAAGCCAATGGCATGCTGGTCAACGCAGATGATGGGAAGGTGATCATTAAAAAACCGGATACCACTGCTGCCCCTGTTTTACAGGTGAGCTATGGTTCTTCCGTACTGGAATTTGAAGCGGACATCGATGCCCGCCGTCAATGGAAAAACGTGGCCGCCCGCTCCTGGGATTACAGTAACCAGCAATTATTTCAGGCGGATACAGATGGCGTGTCTTATTCCGAACACGGCAACCTGAGCGGACAGGATCTTTCTGCTGCCATGAAACAATTGCCTTTTGAGCTGCATCATAGCGGTCATCGCCTGGAGCAGGAACTGCAGGACTGGGTGAATGGCACCATGCTGAAAAGCCGTATGAGCAAGATCAGGGGCCGTGCACGCTTCAGTGGTTTTGCAGGTATTAAACCCGGTGACATGGTAAAACTGGATGGCGTGGGCAACCGTTTCAAAGGCAATGCTTTTGTAACGGCGGTCAGGCAGGAACTGGGTAAAGGTATGTGGGATACACATATTCAATTTGGCCTGGATCCTACTCCTTACGCTTTTCTTCATCATGATATGAACGATGCACCTGCTGCCGGATTAGCAGGAGGCATCAGGGGCCTGCAGATAGGTATTGTGGTACAACTGGAAAATGATCCTGACGGGCAGGACCGGATCCTGGTACGCATTCCTGTTATCGACAACGATGCCCAGGGAATCTGGACCAGGATAGCCAGCCTGGATGCAGGTAAGGACAGAGGCGCATTCTTTCGTCCTGAAATAGGTGATGAAGTGATCGTAGGCTTTATCAATGATGATCCCCGCGATGCGGTGGTGCTGGGTATGCTGCATAGCAGCGCCAAACCAGCCCCTATCAAAGCACAGGATGCAAATAATGAAAAAGGATTTACCACCCGCAGTAAAATGCACATTTCTTTTAACGATGATACAAAAACGATCAGCATTGATACGCCGGCCGGCAATAAGATTGTATTGGACGAAGCCGGCCAGCAGATCACTATTACAGATCAGAACAGTAATAAGGTGACGATGGACTCCGGCGGCGTGAGCATGGAAAGCCCGATGGACATTAAGCTGAAAGCGGGTGCGAACCTGAGCCTGGAAGCGGCAGCTTCACTGACTATCAAAGCGAACTCGCTCTCTATGCAGGCCAATGCAGATGCATCTCTTTCAGGTGGTGCGAGCACCAAACTGACATCAAGTGGTATTACAGAAATAACAGGATCATTAGTAAAAATTAACTGA
- a CDS encoding PAAR domain-containing protein, whose protein sequence is MPPAARISDMHTCPLVNPGPVPHVGGPVTGPGVPTVMVGGMPAAVVGDILVCTGPPDTIVKGSATVLIGGRPAARMGDNTAHGGVIVAGLPTVMIGG, encoded by the coding sequence ATGCCTCCAGCAGCAAGAATATCGGATATGCATACCTGCCCCCTGGTGAATCCGGGTCCGGTTCCACATGTAGGAGGTCCGGTGACAGGGCCTGGTGTACCTACCGTAATGGTAGGTGGCATGCCGGCAGCAGTGGTAGGTGATATACTGGTCTGTACAGGGCCTCCTGATACCATTGTGAAGGGTTCTGCGACCGTGTTGATAGGTGGACGGCCGGCAGCCCGTATGGGCGATAATACAGCCCACGGAGGAGTAATTGTGGCAGGGCTCCCTACTGTGATGATTGGCGGATAA
- a CDS encoding GPW/gp25 family protein yields the protein MSTIVNSFLGRGWSFPPTFNQQTGAVELVSDYEDIHESLNILLSTSLGERVMQPKYGCNLNDYLFEPLSSSMIGYIKDRVQTAILFYEPRIIADKIDVTADSSFDLIEGRFTISVEYTVPETNSRFNYVYDYYKNEALKPV from the coding sequence ATGAGCACAATAGTAAACTCATTCCTTGGCCGCGGCTGGTCCTTCCCTCCTACTTTCAACCAGCAAACGGGTGCGGTGGAACTGGTAAGTGACTACGAGGACATCCACGAAAGCCTTAACATCCTGCTGAGCACAAGCCTGGGCGAAAGAGTGATGCAACCCAAGTATGGCTGTAACCTCAACGATTATTTGTTTGAACCGCTGAGCAGCTCTATGATCGGGTATATCAAAGACAGGGTGCAAACCGCTATCCTCTTTTACGAACCCCGCATCATTGCAGACAAGATTGATGTGACGGCCGACAGCTCTTTTGACCTGATTGAAGGCCGCTTCACTATTTCGGTTGAATACACCGTACCTGAAACCAATTCCCGTTTCAATTATGTGTACGATTACTATAAGAACGAGGCATTAAAGCCAGTATAA
- a CDS encoding baseplate J/gp47 family protein — translation MECNHLLHPFQHDPGTSQRQRVLDDLLSSTTQIDGRQLSDLLDYFVQLSRHVNYYDAQGGVLINAGDWQAFFRNSTPFTLSAINKYNLPAKKEKLDGYYYLFGKKPSARGLQLLLQYTWYYTISRVDAWYQQVKDSGLALEPLLLHVIKDKLRNSLVEFIALDNAAASQFAIKRIDFRAYFESDYWVLDIDDLYAVSSLNSLTDIAAAVVNVFNNSQQVIDSISTAAAADIENSLLPLKAALQQQHTPHLGLLFAFLKLFRYLQDDLNSFAKKHLDFFYQQVLQLKPRPAQADQVHIIVDIQQQLEQYRLQAGLLVKDGKDNNKAEVLFSLDNELVANKAQVADVRTLFVSNGVYMAPNALFADGVSQGTPDSWPTMGSHYSKYTDPEQKFTYPYPHARLGFILASPVLLLNEGKRTVSIKLVCGLTDAFDLYSTVAGLIQQTYYYISKPLIKQAVKRGISAALEASLYTFLLEKPTQTLCYNPQLKYNYDALITEAEFNSLNTGDTLKDIFPPQKALNVSFSGKEKWLDADELSITFDPALNGNQFSITINATLQPASPAIVFYDKGKLKEDFNTTQPVVRVLLNDLIAMRLPGNKQSENYCCLSVPPTTDDIEVSLYYFFKHVILKDNNIDVMVCGLKNFIVQNDDSPMDINGIIYPFSSRPRLGSHFILSSKEIFNKNWTAINLRLNWKDKPGSLETYYHGYEDLTTTPAIEQSHFNEDNFLFTADFLDHGSWRNYNGSKKLFSSDTPADKFCGNEGPVYFFNFKRNNFTGINAYKRNDGISYTDVPYTNGSQDGFLRLSLTSVHNLDFQHARYSYVLTRQMLALGKYPEIYVGPVYDGISPTGTSTAQVLTFNEVFDAVKHSYELTTNIRNRADQLFDKLWLKYPEQPNTPIDFSDGEYKLALGNPPPDGQQPFPPHPFPLYPNGVPDNAPDWNGYNLKRMLDYEEDQILKPTYDKIVKLQNIRVVIPNEPYTPVIKGISLDYTATATVKDIDLIHLHPYTGTYQPVSITASPTLFPLFTDEGNLFIGLKDLLPGNNLSVLFQLAEATADSEAERQQVQWYYLDNNQWKTLRTGFEVLDDATDGLTISGIIQFSLPANMTNENTILPKGLHWIKAAIPINSKSVAEAIGIHTQAVRVTFTNDAANDKMRLTNAMDANQISKLKEADAKVKKISQPYPSFGGSVPEEQGQYYVRVSELLRHKGRAIQKFDYERIVLDAFPQVFKVKCINHSHALDAAAFTNDFPMAPGHVLIAVIPDLNKLKASQAFEPKAPLSLLEKIQEGLQKVASPFVKLRVMNPRYEKVNCCIQVKLYPGKDKGYYKDKLAADLREYLAPWAVGVYDKLSFGQCIYRSDIVYFLETRDYVDYVQDLRLWHEGDTTGTDVTNVCPLTPRSILIAGDVEVNIPEDENENWDREYTCGNQPTPVMQYCEDSVTPK, via the coding sequence ATGGAATGCAATCACCTGCTCCATCCATTTCAACATGATCCCGGCACCAGCCAGCGTCAGCGTGTACTGGACGATCTGCTCTCCAGTACCACACAGATCGATGGCAGGCAATTGTCCGATCTGCTGGATTATTTTGTACAGCTCTCCAGGCACGTTAACTACTACGATGCACAGGGCGGTGTACTGATCAATGCCGGCGACTGGCAAGCCTTCTTCCGTAACAGTACGCCTTTTACGCTGAGCGCGATCAATAAATACAACCTGCCGGCTAAGAAAGAAAAGCTGGATGGCTATTATTACCTCTTTGGTAAGAAGCCCTCTGCCAGGGGTTTACAATTGCTGCTTCAATACACCTGGTATTATACCATCAGTCGTGTAGATGCCTGGTACCAGCAGGTGAAAGATAGCGGACTTGCACTGGAACCCCTCCTGCTCCATGTGATCAAAGATAAACTGCGCAATAGCCTGGTAGAATTTATTGCGCTCGATAATGCGGCTGCTTCCCAATTTGCTATCAAAAGAATTGACTTTCGCGCCTATTTTGAAAGTGACTACTGGGTCCTGGATATCGATGACCTGTATGCCGTATCGTCCTTAAACAGTCTTACGGATATTGCTGCTGCCGTAGTGAATGTATTCAACAACAGTCAGCAGGTAATAGACAGCATCAGTACAGCTGCCGCTGCGGATATCGAGAATAGTTTGCTGCCCCTGAAAGCAGCATTGCAGCAACAGCATACTCCACACCTGGGTTTACTGTTTGCCTTCCTGAAATTATTCCGCTACCTGCAGGATGACCTGAACAGCTTTGCAAAAAAGCACCTGGATTTCTTTTATCAGCAGGTATTACAATTAAAGCCAAGGCCCGCGCAAGCAGACCAGGTACACATTATTGTGGACATCCAGCAGCAACTGGAACAATACCGTTTACAGGCAGGATTGCTGGTAAAGGATGGAAAGGATAACAACAAAGCCGAAGTACTTTTCTCGCTGGACAATGAACTGGTGGCTAATAAGGCACAGGTGGCAGATGTACGTACCCTCTTTGTAAGCAACGGTGTATATATGGCGCCAAATGCACTGTTTGCAGATGGTGTATCGCAGGGCACACCGGACAGCTGGCCGACCATGGGCAGTCATTATAGTAAATACACTGACCCTGAGCAGAAATTTACCTATCCCTATCCGCATGCACGATTAGGATTTATATTAGCATCCCCCGTGCTCCTGTTGAATGAAGGCAAACGTACTGTCAGCATAAAATTGGTTTGCGGCCTGACAGATGCTTTTGATCTGTACAGCACTGTTGCCGGACTGATTCAGCAAACCTACTATTATATCAGTAAACCTCTTATCAAACAGGCGGTGAAACGCGGCATCAGCGCTGCACTGGAAGCCAGCCTTTACACCTTCCTGCTGGAGAAACCTACACAAACGCTGTGCTATAACCCACAGCTGAAATACAATTATGATGCACTCATCACCGAAGCTGAATTTAACAGTTTGAATACAGGTGATACACTGAAGGATATTTTCCCGCCACAAAAGGCACTGAACGTATCATTCAGTGGTAAAGAAAAATGGCTGGATGCAGATGAACTGAGTATTACGTTCGATCCTGCATTGAACGGGAACCAGTTCTCTATAACGATCAATGCGACGCTGCAGCCCGCCAGTCCTGCGATCGTATTTTACGACAAGGGTAAATTAAAAGAAGATTTCAATACCACACAGCCGGTAGTCAGGGTATTATTAAATGACCTGATTGCCATGCGGCTGCCGGGCAATAAACAGTCTGAAAATTACTGTTGCCTGTCTGTACCACCCACTACAGATGACATTGAAGTATCGCTCTATTATTTCTTTAAGCATGTTATACTAAAAGATAACAACATTGATGTGATGGTATGCGGGTTGAAGAACTTCATTGTACAGAATGATGATAGTCCGATGGACATCAATGGAATTATCTATCCCTTTAGTTCCAGGCCGCGCCTGGGTTCTCATTTTATACTCAGTTCCAAAGAGATCTTCAACAAGAACTGGACGGCTATCAATTTGAGATTGAACTGGAAGGACAAGCCTGGGAGCCTTGAGACCTACTATCATGGATATGAGGATCTGACGACTACCCCTGCCATAGAACAATCTCATTTTAACGAGGATAATTTCCTCTTTACGGCAGACTTCCTGGATCATGGCAGCTGGCGTAATTACAATGGAAGCAAAAAGCTCTTTAGCAGCGATACACCTGCTGATAAATTCTGCGGCAATGAGGGTCCGGTGTACTTCTTTAATTTCAAGAGGAATAATTTTACAGGCATCAATGCCTACAAAAGGAATGATGGCATTAGCTATACCGATGTTCCCTACACAAATGGCTCCCAGGACGGTTTCCTGCGCCTGTCACTGACCTCTGTACATAACCTGGACTTCCAGCATGCAAGATATTCTTATGTGCTGACCAGGCAAATGCTGGCCCTGGGCAAGTACCCGGAAATCTACGTAGGGCCTGTTTATGATGGCATATCGCCTACTGGTACTTCTACGGCACAGGTACTGACATTTAACGAGGTATTTGATGCTGTAAAGCATTCTTATGAGCTTACAACGAATATCCGTAACAGGGCCGATCAGCTGTTCGATAAACTGTGGCTGAAATACCCGGAGCAACCTAATACGCCGATCGATTTTTCTGATGGAGAGTATAAGCTGGCATTGGGTAATCCACCTCCTGATGGCCAGCAGCCTTTTCCACCTCATCCGTTTCCTTTATATCCGAATGGCGTACCGGACAATGCCCCCGACTGGAATGGGTATAACCTGAAGCGCATGCTCGATTATGAAGAGGACCAGATACTGAAGCCAACGTATGATAAGATCGTAAAGTTGCAGAATATCAGGGTCGTGATCCCTAATGAACCGTATACGCCAGTGATCAAAGGCATCTCACTGGATTATACAGCCACCGCAACAGTCAAAGATATTGACCTGATTCACCTGCATCCATATACAGGCACGTATCAACCAGTGAGTATTACAGCCAGTCCGACGCTGTTTCCATTATTCACTGATGAAGGAAATTTATTCATCGGTCTGAAAGATCTCCTGCCGGGCAATAACCTGAGTGTATTGTTCCAGCTGGCAGAAGCTACCGCCGATTCTGAAGCTGAACGGCAGCAGGTACAATGGTATTACCTGGATAATAACCAGTGGAAAACATTGCGTACAGGTTTTGAAGTGCTGGATGATGCGACCGACGGCCTGACTATTTCCGGCATCATCCAGTTCTCCCTGCCGGCGAATATGACAAACGAAAACACCATTTTACCTAAAGGACTTCACTGGATCAAAGCAGCGATCCCAATTAACAGTAAATCTGTTGCAGAGGCGATAGGTATTCATACACAGGCCGTGCGGGTGACTTTCACCAACGATGCAGCAAATGATAAGATGCGCCTGACAAACGCGATGGATGCTAATCAAATTTCCAAACTAAAGGAAGCAGATGCAAAGGTAAAGAAGATCAGTCAGCCCTATCCTTCTTTTGGAGGCAGTGTTCCGGAAGAACAGGGTCAGTATTATGTACGTGTGAGCGAGTTATTGCGTCATAAGGGAAGAGCGATTCAGAAATTCGACTATGAACGGATCGTACTGGATGCCTTTCCACAGGTATTCAAAGTCAAATGTATCAATCATAGTCATGCACTGGATGCGGCCGCATTTACAAACGACTTTCCCATGGCCCCCGGTCATGTACTGATAGCGGTAATCCCGGATCTGAACAAGCTGAAAGCCTCGCAAGCCTTTGAACCCAAAGCCCCATTGAGCCTGTTGGAAAAAATCCAGGAGGGCCTGCAAAAAGTAGCTTCTCCATTCGTAAAACTGCGGGTCATGAACCCCAGGTATGAAAAGGTGAACTGCTGCATCCAGGTAAAATTATATCCCGGCAAAGATAAAGGCTACTACAAGGATAAACTCGCTGCTGACCTGCGGGAATACCTTGCGCCATGGGCAGTAGGTGTATATGATAAGCTCAGCTTCGGCCAATGTATTTACAGATCAGATATTGTCTACTTCCTGGAGACGAGAGATTATGTAGATTATGTACAGGACCTGCGGCTGTGGCATGAGGGAGATACTACCGGCACTGATGTGACCAATGTATGCCCCCTAACACCCCGCAGTATTCTCATAGCCGGTGATGTAGAAGTGAACATTCCGGAGGATGAAAATGAAAACTGGGATCGCGAATATACCTGCGGTAACCAGCCTACACCAGTGATGCAATATTGTGAAGATTCCGTAACCCCCAAATAA
- a CDS encoding contractile injection system tape measure protein: MAAEQHHMIRRQVLTLKLPKSAPAFEWQHEMSRYFHHHLVPLLEKACNELCEEGEVIHLDTVTIDLGILRMKDLKAGKGEELIYPLLLEQLRKQISPALRISATAGNTIRLSVGRQWLFYMQKGYLPWNTLKTDQAWYNYVLEAFATDFQLVTLLREQLLHNPVVLQRVITDHPAPFLVQLIEILTAGSQPNLLPAFYELAILHAVSKNETSTIISSSYHSISPALHHQFWQLALKMAAGKTGKGMSAPQVAAAYISQHLIEVIDLIKVANKEIISLLPVCISVIKEINPSAVSHPIEERNIINDAIAIESTDEVIPSGGIFLIHAGLVLLHPFLGSFFKKLGLINNQVFIDSVAQEKALYLLHYLATGERETPEHALVIPKLLCAWPLGKNLAHKIELSPEECAEADALLEAVIEHWDKLQRTSVDALRDSFLQRNGKLFTLNEQTFLQVEQQPLDILLDYLPWSISHIRLPWMKQILRVEWR; encoded by the coding sequence ATGGCAGCGGAACAACACCATATGATCCGCAGGCAGGTGCTGACTTTGAAACTTCCGAAGTCAGCACCTGCTTTCGAGTGGCAGCATGAAATGAGCAGGTATTTCCATCATCATTTAGTGCCCCTCTTGGAAAAAGCATGCAATGAACTTTGTGAAGAAGGGGAAGTCATTCACCTGGATACTGTCACCATCGATCTGGGAATACTCCGGATGAAGGACCTGAAGGCTGGTAAAGGAGAGGAACTCATCTACCCGCTTCTGCTGGAGCAACTGCGTAAGCAGATTTCTCCGGCATTGAGAATATCAGCCACAGCAGGCAATACCATTCGCCTTTCTGTAGGCCGCCAATGGCTCTTTTACATGCAGAAAGGATACCTGCCATGGAATACGTTAAAAACAGATCAGGCGTGGTATAATTATGTGCTCGAAGCTTTTGCGACAGATTTCCAGCTGGTTACCCTCCTCAGGGAGCAGTTACTCCATAACCCGGTTGTATTACAAAGAGTGATCACTGATCACCCTGCTCCTTTCCTGGTTCAGCTCATTGAAATACTGACTGCCGGAAGTCAGCCGAATTTACTCCCCGCATTTTATGAACTAGCTATTCTCCATGCTGTTTCTAAAAATGAAACTTCCACCATTATCAGTTCATCATATCATTCCATTTCTCCTGCTCTCCATCACCAGTTCTGGCAACTGGCGCTTAAGATGGCAGCCGGAAAGACAGGAAAGGGTATGTCCGCACCCCAGGTAGCAGCAGCTTACATTTCACAACATCTAATTGAAGTAATTGACCTGATTAAAGTCGCAAACAAAGAGATCATTTCCTTATTACCGGTATGTATTTCTGTAATAAAGGAAATAAATCCTTCGGCAGTTAGCCATCCCATAGAAGAGCGCAATATTATCAACGATGCGATTGCCATCGAATCAACAGATGAAGTTATTCCATCAGGCGGCATTTTCCTGATCCATGCAGGTTTGGTTTTATTGCATCCTTTTCTTGGCAGCTTCTTTAAAAAGCTGGGGCTGATAAATAACCAGGTTTTTATAGATAGTGTGGCGCAGGAAAAAGCTTTATACCTGCTCCATTACCTTGCTACCGGGGAGCGCGAAACCCCGGAACATGCACTCGTAATACCTAAACTGCTATGTGCATGGCCACTTGGTAAAAACCTTGCCCACAAAATAGAACTCAGCCCGGAGGAATGTGCAGAAGCAGACGCTTTGCTGGAAGCAGTGATCGAACATTGGGATAAACTGCAACGTACTTCCGTGGACGCATTGAGAGATAGTTTCCTGCAACGTAACGGGAAACTCTTTACACTCAATGAACAAACCTTTTTACAGGTAGAACAGCAACCCCTTGATATATTATTGGATTACCTGCCATGGAGTATCAGTCATATCCGGCTGCCATGGATGAAACAAATTTTAAGAGTTGAATGGCGATGA